The sequence below is a genomic window from Harmonia axyridis chromosome 1, icHarAxyr1.1, whole genome shotgun sequence.
CTTGTTTGGCGATTATTACTCCAACAATAAGTCCATTGAAAATTGTTGGTTCTAAAGTTCTTAGTGTTACCTTTTGTAAAACAATGTCATTcattttggaaaataatttcACTCTCGATTTCAACTtgatagaaaatgaaaattctatattttgtcaTAGAATATCCGAGTTGTGaatgaaaattctatatttttgtcATAGAATATTGAAGCTGAACACTGAATGAGTTCAAAATTATCAGTGGTTGGGATTTTCTGCCATTTTAAACTTTCTATAGAGGATGTTGACAAATTGAAAGTACACATGTACAGGTGGTCCAAATTTGACTACTAGAATGGAAAATGGAAGAAATTTTtgggttttttccagaaattaaataaatcaaaaactgCATATTGATGTTATTCTTCATGTTTGAAGACAtgttatatatgtattttacatATCAGGAAGAAAagcttttcgaaaatatatgcGAAATAATaggtttttatttgaaaaaatttcactttGTATGGTGGCTTAAAATTTTGTGACAATCCTGAAATTTCTCTAGTTTGAGATATCCTATTAAGTGGATAATGGAAAAATTTACAGCATTGATTCAAAATTTATAgacataaatattttgaatatttaaagGAAACAAAGAATTTTGTGGAaatgatataactgaaaattatgcaggatttttttttttatatcatgaTTATGAACATCTTCTACTATTTTCCAGATTTCCTTATCAAATGAGCAAAATGAATTGAGAAGATATGGAGCGTGGAGTCCTGAAGCTCAAGCTATCAACTTACCTTCTTATCGTGCTGCTTTTCTGTTCCTAGCTGCTGTTCCTTTGGAAGTTATTCATCAGTTCATGAAATTAAGATTAGAACAAAGACCATCAAATCCGTCTCCTTTGAGTGTTCGTCAATTGATGAGGTAAGAAATTAATACATCAATTATAAAGAGATCAAATTCACAATTAACCCCAATTTTTCCTCAGAGAATGGAAGGAAGGTCTTAATATTGCAATGATACAGAGGAACAGGGCCGAGAAGTACATTTCTGGAGTCGGACAATCTACAGACTTATCCATCGACGGATATGTAtctaaactgaaaaattttgatgaatgcATGGAGCAATTTTTTATGGCTTATCTGGAGTATCTAGAAAATTGGGCGCTGCTAGAACATGAAACTTTTCAGAAAAACCTTTTGGAGGACGAATGGGACTATTGCTGTGAAATAATTCAGTGTATACCAAACAAGAAAAAGGCCTTagaacaaaaattttgtgaGATACTCAGTTCTATACTGAGGAATATATCGCAAAGGCTGGTGGAGAAAGTTGAGGAAATAGTAAATTCTGTTCAAGACGAAGAATATGAAATTAAGTGAGTAGTAgttcataatattgaaatatttgaaaaaactatTAAACCTGCATCATTTTTGCTCTTTGAACAATTACAAAGATttcttattggaaataattaatcaatatcTAATTCTATCATGCTTTACGTCCGGATAGTTCAATATATTGTTAGATTATTCTAAGCTTTCTAGCCCAGGTCTAATTGGTTTTTCACTTTTGTTTGTTGTGAATGTTTTGATAGTCATTCGGGATAGAAACAAATCCGGAGTTGGAAATGGTGAAACTAACCTGATTTTGTGTCATACATATAGATATGAACTGTCAAATCCgattgaaaaaaatctaaaatttatttccattgtTATGTTAAAGTTATGATGCAGGTataattaagaaaaaattgGGTATGATTTCATAAATGCAGTTATGAAATCATTGAGGTGTTTTCAAGGCTCACTTATGCAATCAAATCATAATATACTATCATTAGTTTCTCATATCATAAACTAGATTTCCATTTCATTCATGGTGATTTCAGGTACAACATTTTGTATGTGTGTCGTACACTCCAAACTCTACTAAATGAAGAGAGGGAAATGAGCATCAAAACGCTTTCTTTAtgtaagaaaatattcaaacatGATTTCGATTTCAGTAATGAGGTTGTGTGGAGTGTGAAGGtaagaaaatatttgaatttcttaTTCGTAGATTTTATCTGAACTCCTTTCAATTAATATGTATTAGTTTGAATTCATTTTAAGGTTATTTCTTGTGTTTTAGGAAGCTGTATTCAGATTCAAGTGCATAGTACCAGAagtcataaaaaaaatacaatcaatgTTTGATATTATCGATGGTACTATAGATGATGCTGAAAGAATAACACTAGTTAATCGAGTGAGAGAAATTTTAATGCAAGCATACAAGATTGGCTTCGAAGTAAGTACTTCAGAttcttgatttgattttccAGATTATTTGGAATATTAATTGTTATATTCTATTGAAACAGTTTCAACAAACATGAAATATtccggaaaaaaaattatgcaaatacgaatttgtttcaattgattaattttttccaattttcagttTTACAGAGAAATGACAGATTTCGTACCAGAACATAGGAGAAGGGATCTTGTGTTGACTTTGGTTTATTTTGCGAACTTGTGGATGAAATTCGTTGTGGAAAAGTGCGAAAGAGGTCGAGGAGTACGACCTAGGTGGGCCATGAAAGGTCTAGAATTTCTTGTGGCAGTTGTCGAACCAAAGAATACCAAGTACTTAAACCAGAATGAATTTGACCAGTTGAAGACTGCCATGGACCGGTGTATTTCTCATGTTATAGGAACAACGGCGCCATCTACGCCAGATTCTGGGCTTTATTCCGCCTCCCCTAGGAGTTCCAACAGCGGTAGGTCCAGAGGTTCATCACCCAGTCCTAGGCCAACCTATAGGAACAAGAGATCTAGAAGAAAAAtcagtaatgaaaaaatgtcttCTCCTTCTGAAGATTCCCTTGATTCTTTCAGTTTTGATGGCAAAGGGTAAGTCAAATGcaatatatataaatttcatgCTCACATATTTTAACTCTATTAGATACATGTAATTATCATAAGAAAAATTGACATGTCAatagaattttcaaaatcaGAATATAAGCCTCTTTATAATATATTAAACGTAGTTCAGTCTGTTGATATTGTTTATAAGTCAAGAATGGCTTAACGATTTTTATGATCTTTGATTTGTCTCCGTCCCCAAAAACAGTGCAAGATGTTAAAACAAGTTATACTcgctatttttattattctgcaGCTTAGTAAAGTTCATTACTTATTTTCAGGAAGTCATCTTCGCCTCAATTCTCCGATTCAAGTTACAAGCTGGACCCTCAAATGAGGGCCAAAGAAGCGACAGCACTTCTTGATATGGAATTAGATAATAGACTGAGAAGGGCTCAACTGATTGGAAAACCCTTAAACAAAAAACCAGGCAACACTCGTATAAGACAGAAATATGTAAAATTCACTTGGCAGCGAGGAATTAAAGTGGGAGAAGGCAGATTTGGTAAAGTTTATACAGCAGTTAACAACAGCACTGGTGAAATGATGGCTGTCAAAGAGATAGCAATCCAACATAACGATAATGTCAGCGTAGTGAGGGCTACAGACGAGATGAAAGTATTGGAGGGAATCGCTCACAGGAATCTTGTGAAATATTATGGTATTGAAATTCACAGGGTAAGTTCATCTAGTCTCATTTTCTTCTTATTAAACTTGCGGTTTGATAGATGTGTCCAAATAATCATCAGTATCTATTCAGTATCACTATGATCTGTCAAAAACAGAAATGTAATCAAATATCAAGGCTTACTACACTGATGgattaaaaaaacaattttatcaatTGCGACAGATGACACACACTTTGTTCTTTATGGTATTAAaccaattaattaataataatttatttatttatttattattattatattatttattattatattgttgaaCCGTTATAGATTACGTGATTTGGCTTTCTTTATCAGTGGAAATTTAAACATCTTTATCTTCTTCCTCGTGGTCATGTGACATATGGCTCAATCTTTCTCTATCTAATGTTAGAGTCAATACTCTGAACTGCACGACCGCTCAAGGGCATATCTGTATCTTTGAATTATTATATCATTGTATCAACCAATAGGACAATGTTAGCTCTTTATCAGGGTATTTGGATAAAACTTAACAGctaatgattaatttttttttaaaggacGACATGctgatatttatggaatattGTCAAGAGGGCACCTTGGAAAATATGATAGCAGCATCAGTATCTGGATTATCCGAATTAATAGTGCGAAGATACACTTTTCAATTGTTGTCTGGCCTTCAATGTCTACATGAGCATGGTGTCGTACACAGGGATATTAAACCTGCAAATATCTTCATGACTAAAGACTCGAACTGGTTGAAAATTGGAGATTTTGGATGTGCTGCTAAGATAAAATCTCACACCACCGCTGTGGAGGAACTCAAAGGGCTTGTAGGAACACAAGGTGAGATGACCTTCAAAGtaaaagtagaaaaaaaatacgaaatctGGTATGCTAATAATGcatatttataaatattctgtttaatTTTCAGCTTACATGGCTCCAGAAGTATTTGCAGGAGAACAAGGTCATGGAAGGGCTGCTGATATTTGGTCCGTAGGATGTGTTGTGGTTGAAATGGCTTCAGGAAAGGtaagttttcaaaatgaaataattcaattgcatattattagtattttttatgtaacaggccaattgaaaagtccccggtctaccatagtgaagcatatttttttggcaaaattcgattttattattcaacatagttgccttcgagggcgatacagcgaataaagcgatcttccaacttttcgataccatttttgtagtacaattttttgcttcaaaataggcctcagtttcggcgattacttcttcattggcgctaaatttctttccagcgagcattcttttgaggtctgagaacaggaaaaagtcgctgggggccagatctggcgaatacagtggatgcagaagcagttAGAAtcctaattcatgcaattttgccattgttttcattgatttgtgacacggcgcattgtcttgatgaaacagaacctttttttcttcaaacgatttcatccttcaaacgatccaataacgctatataataatcgctgttgatagtctggcccttttggaggtagtCAATgagtattataccttgcgcatcccagaataacgatgccataaccttgccagctgactgttgtgtttttcgtcgctttgaattcggttcatcgtgtgcagtccacccagctgactgttgattggactccggagtgaaatgatggagccctgtttcatccattgtcacatatcaacgcaaaaattcaggtttattgcacttaaacagcttcaaatagtgctcagaatcattaacacgttgttgcttttgatcgattgtgagctcgcgcggcacccattttgcacacagctttctcatgtacaaattaatcgtgaatgatatgatgtacactttCAGATAATaccttcacaatgtctgctatctcgattaacttcactttacggttattcaaaattattttgtgaacttttttgattttttcgtcggtgacagcctcttttgggcgtccactgcattcgtcgtcttcggtgttcatttcaccatgtttaaacttagcataccaatcaatgatggttgattttcctggtgcagacccctgAAACTCTtgatcaagccaagattttgcttcaactgtattgttttccttcaaaaagcaatattttatcggcacatgaaattttttttttccatcttgtttcaaataacgaaagtagctacactcacaacgcaatatttcacaaactaaatgctgtcaaattttgacatgtatcgttggttggtaccaactaaaaatcatatggatttaatggtagcaccgccatctgagcatccgaccggggacttttcaattgacctaataatttacaataatcaattgcaacaggtTTTACATATAGATCATtaataaatttgtcatttttcagAGACCTTGGGCGCAGTTTGAAACCAACTACCAGATTATGTTCAAGGTTGGTATGGGTAATTCCCCTGATCCACCAGAAGATATGATTGATGAGGGTCTTGACTTTTTGGAATTATGTTTTGAGTTTGACCCAAAACAAAGAGCTACAGCTCAAGACTTGATGAACCATGATTATGTCAAGGTTGGAGTTGAAGACCCATAAGCCATTGAAATATGTTtgctatataaatatataaatggaAGATTCTCTTCCAGAAGTTGATGATTGAATCAATTAAGTCGACTGAAAAATGGATTCTGTACAACATTCCATTTCAGATGCAATGCTGATAAAAATTGcttgaatttgaaatgaatttttcgaaaacttctcaaatcaatcaatacaaatttcattcaaaaatagcaTCGAGAAAAGTCTGAATCATTTATGTTCCTAAATTGATTGTACTTCAAGTTATTGTTATTTCTACatgtaatatattttatttgtatatttgaaaattgttaGATCTCTTGTTTATATGTGATAGTTTGTATTTATATGTGAAAGATAGATGAGAGAGATTGCAGTGTGCAATGTAGTTTAGTTTTGTATAGCTTTTAATGAATTGAATGGGCAACTTATTGTTCCagacaaaataaatattttacaaCATTAAATGAACTTGTTTATCATTATATCGCTTTTTTATATTAAAGAGTGAACCTTCATCATCCTTAACTGAATCCTTAACGCGACTCACTCATGAAGAACTAGAGGTCAAAATTGACTCTGACCTTCTGCTGTATTGTATGCagggtaattatcaaaaaaaaatactagAGACAAAAAAACTATGATATCCTGAAGTGCATTGAAAGAAGTAAAAATCCCTATTTTGTCAAATATGGAGTGTACATTTGTACAACTGTAAGGCTCGTATATCCAAGGAATCAGTAGATCTATAATCCGATAGATCTACTAGGTTGTAAGATTCACATGCTATCAAAAAAATAcccataaatcaaaatattttcttgaagtgatagtcgaaattgttttttgtcAATAAGTTGTCACAACTGTTCTCTTTGTTGAAGCC
It includes:
- the LOC123688950 gene encoding mitogen-activated protein kinase kinase kinase 4 isoform X1 produces the protein MVDYYASEHNDEYDIYGKTPPRTKILRKHREKKQRDKTGSKDEDIFGNFGGLSCDHKFSPQAKLRRKRVRKTQWPKSSNMPSPTSKGKVSISRRNTVGYIYDEMISKADMTDSDHGGSGGSNKRLSKRQMKLLRGSERDLKLDIASAQAAQTMNMIHFPNAPPTPQPSFQVETQKRFMCLSGRTIFSSISNRHSYDSKLEEKKKQVIESQDDESDKAITTRVEFHRNLCILIKIGINDKQADRSTKRCPSREELRWHEYRDVIWLELRAYHAGRTVNEEDEFLCEARKQVQTLLDDIMNYRFEPKKCLRYPKELQTQNGRRECSGCSSINCVTCLEAQTEALREIGELSQRLEKAEALFPSGKAFAEMYPIYRSSEFEGRVATISLWVNITRLHRINLMLLGRFLFFLDTKYCNWATPADNSKNGSSLSESSSSSTSNDNDFKIDPDYLSNNFLIHLMKMTEKEDSSPYRKYIENVLKTQALKKSVNFLEKLHVQVLNKALLTLEKPKNGDVFTNISLSNEQNELRRYGAWSPEAQAINLPSYRAAFLFLAAVPLEVIHQFMKLRLEQRPSNPSPLSVRQLMREWKEGLNIAMIQRNRAEKYISGVGQSTDLSIDGYVSKLKNFDECMEQFFMAYLEYLENWALLEHETFQKNLLEDEWDYCCEIIQCIPNKKKALEQKFCEILSSILRNISQRLVEKVEEIVNSVQDEEYEIKYNILYVCRTLQTLLNEEREMSIKTLSLCKKIFKHDFDFSNEVVWSVKEAVFRFKCIVPEVIKKIQSMFDIIDGTIDDAERITLVNRVREILMQAYKIGFEFYREMTDFVPEHRRRDLVLTLVYFANLWMKFVVEKCERGRGVRPRWAMKGLEFLVAVVEPKNTKYLNQNEFDQLKTAMDRCISHVIGTTAPSTPDSGLYSASPRSSNSGRSRGSSPSPRPTYRNKRSRRKISNEKMSSPSEDSLDSFSFDGKGKSSSPQFSDSSYKLDPQMRAKEATALLDMELDNRLRRAQLIGKPLNKKPGNTRIRQKYVKFTWQRGIKVGEGRFGKVYTAVNNSTGEMMAVKEIAIQHNDNVSVVRATDEMKVLEGIAHRNLVKYYGIEIHRDDMLIFMEYCQEGTLENMIAASVSGLSELIVRRYTFQLLSGLQCLHEHGVVHRDIKPANIFMTKDSNWLKIGDFGCAAKIKSHTTAVEELKGLVGTQAYMAPEVFAGEQGHGRAADIWSVGCVVVEMASGKRPWAQFETNYQIMFKVGMGNSPDPPEDMIDEGLDFLELCFEFDPKQRATAQDLMNHDYVKVGVEDP
- the LOC123688950 gene encoding mitogen-activated protein kinase kinase kinase 4 isoform X2, with the protein product MVDYYASEHNDEYDIYGKTPPRTKILRKHREKKQRDKTGNMPSPTSKGKVSISRRNTVGYIYDEMISKADMTDSDHGGSGGSNKRLSKRQMKLLRGSERDLKLDIASAQAAQTMNMIHFPNAPPTPQPSFQVETQKRFMCLSGRTIFSSISNRHSYDSKLEEKKKQVIESQDDESDKAITTRVEFHRNLCILIKIGINDKQADRSTKRCPSREELRWHEYRDVIWLELRAYHAGRTVNEEDEFLCEARKQVQTLLDDIMNYRFEPKKCLRYPKELQTQNGRRECSGCSSINCVTCLEAQTEALREIGELSQRLEKAEALFPSGKAFAEMYPIYRSSEFEGRVATISLWVNITRLHRINLMLLGRFLFFLDTKYCNWATPADNSKNGSSLSESSSSSTSNDNDFKIDPDYLSNNFLIHLMKMTEKEDSSPYRKYIENVLKTQALKKSVNFLEKLHVQVLNKALLTLEKPKNGDVFTNISLSNEQNELRRYGAWSPEAQAINLPSYRAAFLFLAAVPLEVIHQFMKLRLEQRPSNPSPLSVRQLMREWKEGLNIAMIQRNRAEKYISGVGQSTDLSIDGYVSKLKNFDECMEQFFMAYLEYLENWALLEHETFQKNLLEDEWDYCCEIIQCIPNKKKALEQKFCEILSSILRNISQRLVEKVEEIVNSVQDEEYEIKYNILYVCRTLQTLLNEEREMSIKTLSLCKKIFKHDFDFSNEVVWSVKEAVFRFKCIVPEVIKKIQSMFDIIDGTIDDAERITLVNRVREILMQAYKIGFEFYREMTDFVPEHRRRDLVLTLVYFANLWMKFVVEKCERGRGVRPRWAMKGLEFLVAVVEPKNTKYLNQNEFDQLKTAMDRCISHVIGTTAPSTPDSGLYSASPRSSNSGRSRGSSPSPRPTYRNKRSRRKISNEKMSSPSEDSLDSFSFDGKGKSSSPQFSDSSYKLDPQMRAKEATALLDMELDNRLRRAQLIGKPLNKKPGNTRIRQKYVKFTWQRGIKVGEGRFGKVYTAVNNSTGEMMAVKEIAIQHNDNVSVVRATDEMKVLEGIAHRNLVKYYGIEIHRDDMLIFMEYCQEGTLENMIAASVSGLSELIVRRYTFQLLSGLQCLHEHGVVHRDIKPANIFMTKDSNWLKIGDFGCAAKIKSHTTAVEELKGLVGTQAYMAPEVFAGEQGHGRAADIWSVGCVVVEMASGKRPWAQFETNYQIMFKVGMGNSPDPPEDMIDEGLDFLELCFEFDPKQRATAQDLMNHDYVKVGVEDP
- the LOC123688950 gene encoding mitogen-activated protein kinase kinase kinase 4 isoform X3, with the translated sequence MFSNMPSPTSKGKVSISRRNTVGYIYDEMISKADMTDSDHGGSGGSNKRLSKRQMKLLRGSERDLKLDIASAQAAQTMNMIHFPNAPPTPQPSFQVETQKRFMCLSGRTIFSSISNRHSYDSKLEEKKKQVIESQDDESDKAITTRVEFHRNLCILIKIGINDKQADRSTKRCPSREELRWHEYRDVIWLELRAYHAGRTVNEEDEFLCEARKQVQTLLDDIMNYRFEPKKCLRYPKELQTQNGRRECSGCSSINCVTCLEAQTEALREIGELSQRLEKAEALFPSGKAFAEMYPIYRSSEFEGRVATISLWVNITRLHRINLMLLGRFLFFLDTKYCNWATPADNSKNGSSLSESSSSSTSNDNDFKIDPDYLSNNFLIHLMKMTEKEDSSPYRKYIENVLKTQALKKSVNFLEKLHVQVLNKALLTLEKPKNGDVFTNISLSNEQNELRRYGAWSPEAQAINLPSYRAAFLFLAAVPLEVIHQFMKLRLEQRPSNPSPLSVRQLMREWKEGLNIAMIQRNRAEKYISGVGQSTDLSIDGYVSKLKNFDECMEQFFMAYLEYLENWALLEHETFQKNLLEDEWDYCCEIIQCIPNKKKALEQKFCEILSSILRNISQRLVEKVEEIVNSVQDEEYEIKYNILYVCRTLQTLLNEEREMSIKTLSLCKKIFKHDFDFSNEVVWSVKEAVFRFKCIVPEVIKKIQSMFDIIDGTIDDAERITLVNRVREILMQAYKIGFEFYREMTDFVPEHRRRDLVLTLVYFANLWMKFVVEKCERGRGVRPRWAMKGLEFLVAVVEPKNTKYLNQNEFDQLKTAMDRCISHVIGTTAPSTPDSGLYSASPRSSNSGRSRGSSPSPRPTYRNKRSRRKISNEKMSSPSEDSLDSFSFDGKGKSSSPQFSDSSYKLDPQMRAKEATALLDMELDNRLRRAQLIGKPLNKKPGNTRIRQKYVKFTWQRGIKVGEGRFGKVYTAVNNSTGEMMAVKEIAIQHNDNVSVVRATDEMKVLEGIAHRNLVKYYGIEIHRDDMLIFMEYCQEGTLENMIAASVSGLSELIVRRYTFQLLSGLQCLHEHGVVHRDIKPANIFMTKDSNWLKIGDFGCAAKIKSHTTAVEELKGLVGTQAYMAPEVFAGEQGHGRAADIWSVGCVVVEMASGKRPWAQFETNYQIMFKVGMGNSPDPPEDMIDEGLDFLELCFEFDPKQRATAQDLMNHDYVKVGVEDP
- the LOC123688950 gene encoding mitogen-activated protein kinase kinase kinase 4 isoform X4, encoding MPSPTSKGKVSISRRNTVGYIYDEMISKADMTDSDHGGSGGSNKRLSKRQMKLLRGSERDLKLDIASAQAAQTMNMIHFPNAPPTPQPSFQVETQKRFMCLSGRTIFSSISNRHSYDSKLEEKKKQVIESQDDESDKAITTRVEFHRNLCILIKIGINDKQADRSTKRCPSREELRWHEYRDVIWLELRAYHAGRTVNEEDEFLCEARKQVQTLLDDIMNYRFEPKKCLRYPKELQTQNGRRECSGCSSINCVTCLEAQTEALREIGELSQRLEKAEALFPSGKAFAEMYPIYRSSEFEGRVATISLWVNITRLHRINLMLLGRFLFFLDTKYCNWATPADNSKNGSSLSESSSSSTSNDNDFKIDPDYLSNNFLIHLMKMTEKEDSSPYRKYIENVLKTQALKKSVNFLEKLHVQVLNKALLTLEKPKNGDVFTNISLSNEQNELRRYGAWSPEAQAINLPSYRAAFLFLAAVPLEVIHQFMKLRLEQRPSNPSPLSVRQLMREWKEGLNIAMIQRNRAEKYISGVGQSTDLSIDGYVSKLKNFDECMEQFFMAYLEYLENWALLEHETFQKNLLEDEWDYCCEIIQCIPNKKKALEQKFCEILSSILRNISQRLVEKVEEIVNSVQDEEYEIKYNILYVCRTLQTLLNEEREMSIKTLSLCKKIFKHDFDFSNEVVWSVKEAVFRFKCIVPEVIKKIQSMFDIIDGTIDDAERITLVNRVREILMQAYKIGFEFYREMTDFVPEHRRRDLVLTLVYFANLWMKFVVEKCERGRGVRPRWAMKGLEFLVAVVEPKNTKYLNQNEFDQLKTAMDRCISHVIGTTAPSTPDSGLYSASPRSSNSGRSRGSSPSPRPTYRNKRSRRKISNEKMSSPSEDSLDSFSFDGKGKSSSPQFSDSSYKLDPQMRAKEATALLDMELDNRLRRAQLIGKPLNKKPGNTRIRQKYVKFTWQRGIKVGEGRFGKVYTAVNNSTGEMMAVKEIAIQHNDNVSVVRATDEMKVLEGIAHRNLVKYYGIEIHRDDMLIFMEYCQEGTLENMIAASVSGLSELIVRRYTFQLLSGLQCLHEHGVVHRDIKPANIFMTKDSNWLKIGDFGCAAKIKSHTTAVEELKGLVGTQAYMAPEVFAGEQGHGRAADIWSVGCVVVEMASGKRPWAQFETNYQIMFKVGMGNSPDPPEDMIDEGLDFLELCFEFDPKQRATAQDLMNHDYVKVGVEDP